The following proteins are encoded in a genomic region of Acidobacteriota bacterium:
- a CDS encoding dienelactone hydrolase family protein, with translation MTNETLHFDTANGPSTAFVALPAGETNKAVLVIQEWWGLNDHIKDIAGRYADEGFIAIAPDLYRGRLATDPEEAGKFMHELAIEDGLDTISSAIAAAAMVHGISHFGITGYCMGGTYALRAACEVEGISAAAAFYGDTPPEDVLQKLNVPTLFISGTRDAWINPEKVAALEDAAERFELPIHSVKYDADHAFFNNTRPEVYDATAAKDAWALVVGFFKDKL, from the coding sequence ATGACAAACGAAACACTTCATTTTGATACCGCGAACGGACCGTCAACCGCCTTTGTGGCGTTGCCGGCGGGCGAAACGAACAAGGCCGTACTTGTGATACAGGAATGGTGGGGCCTCAATGACCACATCAAGGATATTGCCGGGCGCTATGCCGACGAAGGCTTTATCGCCATCGCCCCCGACCTCTATCGCGGCCGTCTTGCAACTGATCCTGAAGAAGCCGGCAAGTTCATGCACGAACTCGCCATCGAAGACGGCCTCGACACGATCAGCTCCGCGATCGCCGCCGCCGCCATGGTGCACGGCATATCGCATTTCGGCATCACCGGCTACTGCATGGGCGGTACTTACGCGCTACGTGCGGCGTGCGAGGTCGAAGGGATAAGTGCCGCCGCCGCATTCTATGGCGATACGCCGCCCGAAGACGTTCTGCAAAAACTTAACGTCCCGACGCTCTTCATCTCGGGCACCCGCGACGCCTGGATCAACCCCGAAAAGGTCGCCGCCCTCGAGGACGCCGCCGAACGATTCGAACTGCCGATCCACTCGGTCAAATACGACGCCGACCACGCCTTCTTCAACAACACCCGCCCCGAAGTCTACGACGCCACCGCCGCCAAAGACGCCTGGGCACTGGTAGTCGGATTTTTTAAGGACAAGTTGTAA
- a CDS encoding DUF4132 domain-containing protein codes for MDWLTRQEIALQAKRRSQNYIQWDYKISRARNALTELLRKKLPVSEKELLQFLNWSMIYDSNYWRAIPQIIKQVEDFRKNSELSPLLIKSLIRYIEMISSSQYQDASTRQQLIRLKELAGQGSRNPIVSGEAWSDAATDQLSGLDEHERVAWIKLLNVCVAAKGSAPTAKWRKAADAALENVGWDNFKTAVLSWFPLVDKPRTSRIWTWSEWAPDPNLLINDNNADILKGLIWVSTKHADADVLRSLTALAISAYRKVPQVGPRCVRVGNACVWALGEMNDAVGHLAVLKVRIKFGTAQKQIETALEKAANRAGVPKEEIEEMSVPDYGLQKVGYLTENIGEYSAEIAIKGTDDVIVRWFNADGKQLKSTPASVKKDFGEDIKELNQTLKDIRQMLPAQRNRIDCLYLEQKRWNFDIWRERYLDHPLVGTITQRLIWKFTDSKGIFSSGIWLDGMIVSSTGNELDLSKSGITVELWHPLDEATQDVLRWREFLEQNVVRQPFKQAHREIYLLTDAERNTRVYSNRYAAHILKQHQFNALCAARQWKNRLRLLVDDEYPPASRSLFKWNLRAEFWIEGIGDDYGTDTNDSGTFLYLTTDQVRFYSIDARENAAHAGGGGYGTNVRGAGNATEPLELESIPPLVFSEIMRDVDLFVGVASVGNDANWLDTGPDGARRDYWYDYSFGDLSVSAKTRKQILETIIPRLKIAQRCTFDDKFLVVEGDVRTYKIHLGSGNILMKPNDQYLCIVAKQGTADTNKVFLPFEGDQRVAVILSKAFLLADDKKIDDATILRQIRTT; via the coding sequence ATGGATTGGCTAACTCGGCAGGAAATAGCGCTACAAGCTAAGCGTCGCAGTCAAAACTACATTCAATGGGACTATAAAATTTCAAGAGCACGAAACGCTCTGACTGAGCTCCTGCGCAAAAAGTTACCGGTTTCCGAGAAAGAACTGCTCCAGTTTCTCAACTGGTCGATGATCTACGATTCAAATTACTGGCGTGCAATACCTCAAATAATTAAACAGGTCGAAGATTTTCGAAAGAATAGTGAACTCAGCCCTCTACTAATCAAATCGCTTATAAGATACATTGAGATGATCTCATCGTCCCAATACCAAGACGCCAGCACTCGTCAACAGCTAATTCGGCTGAAGGAACTGGCCGGTCAAGGCAGCCGAAATCCGATAGTCTCGGGGGAAGCATGGTCGGATGCGGCTACAGATCAACTAAGTGGGCTTGATGAACACGAACGAGTTGCCTGGATCAAGCTGCTCAATGTTTGCGTTGCGGCTAAAGGTTCGGCACCTACGGCAAAGTGGCGGAAAGCAGCAGATGCGGCGCTTGAGAATGTCGGCTGGGACAATTTTAAGACCGCTGTATTGAGTTGGTTTCCACTGGTTGATAAACCTCGGACAAGCAGAATTTGGACATGGTCTGAGTGGGCGCCTGACCCAAATCTGTTGATAAACGATAATAACGCCGATATTTTGAAGGGGCTGATTTGGGTCAGCACGAAACATGCCGACGCCGATGTGCTTCGCTCACTCACGGCTCTCGCCATTTCGGCCTATCGCAAGGTTCCGCAAGTCGGGCCGCGTTGCGTTCGGGTCGGGAATGCGTGTGTCTGGGCACTCGGCGAGATGAACGATGCCGTCGGCCATTTGGCAGTATTGAAAGTTCGTATCAAATTTGGAACTGCCCAGAAGCAGATCGAAACGGCACTAGAGAAAGCGGCAAACCGGGCTGGCGTACCAAAGGAAGAGATCGAAGAAATGTCCGTGCCCGATTACGGGCTCCAGAAAGTTGGCTATCTAACCGAGAATATTGGTGAATACTCGGCGGAGATCGCTATAAAGGGAACGGATGACGTCATTGTTCGCTGGTTCAATGCGGACGGAAAGCAGCTAAAATCTACGCCCGCCAGTGTCAAGAAGGATTTTGGCGAAGACATTAAGGAACTTAATCAGACTCTGAAAGACATTCGTCAGATGTTGCCTGCACAGCGGAATCGGATCGATTGCTTATATCTTGAACAAAAAAGATGGAATTTCGATATTTGGCGCGAGCGATACCTTGACCACCCGTTGGTCGGGACGATCACCCAGCGTTTGATATGGAAGTTTACCGACTCGAAAGGTATATTTTCTTCCGGCATTTGGCTCGATGGCATGATAGTCTCGTCAACCGGCAACGAACTTGATCTGTCAAAGTCAGGAATTACGGTTGAACTCTGGCACCCGCTGGACGAAGCAACTCAAGACGTTTTGCGATGGCGTGAATTCCTGGAGCAAAACGTAGTTCGGCAGCCTTTCAAGCAGGCCCACCGAGAGATCTATCTTCTGACAGACGCCGAGCGGAATACGCGCGTCTATTCGAACCGGTATGCCGCTCATATTCTAAAACAGCATCAGTTCAACGCTCTGTGTGCGGCGCGTCAATGGAAAAACCGATTGCGTTTGTTGGTCGATGACGAATATCCTCCGGCAAGCCGATCACTTTTCAAGTGGAATTTGCGGGCAGAATTTTGGATCGAGGGAATTGGTGACGACTATGGTACGGACACCAACGACTCGGGCACATTTTTGTATTTGACGACCGATCAGGTCCGATTCTATTCAATAGATGCGCGCGAAAATGCCGCCCATGCCGGTGGCGGCGGCTACGGAACAAACGTTCGGGGTGCCGGAAATGCTACCGAACCGCTTGAACTCGAAAGTATCCCACCATTGGTATTTTCGGAAATAATGCGCGACGTAGACCTTTTTGTCGGTGTCGCCAGCGTGGGAAACGACGCGAATTGGCTGGATACCGGACCGGACGGCGCTCGACGTGACTATTGGTACGATTATTCGTTTGGCGACCTGTCCGTCTCGGCAAAAACGCGGAAGCAAATTCTCGAAACGATCATTCCACGATTGAAGATCGCTCAGAGATGTACCTTTGACGACAAGTTTTTGGTCGTTGAAGGTGACGTTCGGACTTACAAGATCCACCTTGGCAGCGGGAACATCTTAATGAAGCCGAACGACCAATACCTATGTATAGTGGCAAAGCAAGGAACCGCTGACACAAACAAGGTTTTTCTACCTTTTGAAGGCGACCAAAGGGTCGCTGTGATCTTAAGCAAAGCTTTCCTTCTGGCAGATGACAAGAAGATCGATGACGCAACTATACTGCGACAAATAAGAACTACGTGA
- a CDS encoding GGDEF domain-containing protein, whose product MDSKIGLIIQLAGVSLITLLTLFLRRSLNVVALKHWTIAWLFLSFSLFCLRLAFSYETYSLQLFSFYFLTEYFFGFLLIAGIRSLVGNNEMKVRAELWILPFILVAFGLPFLADDLNLVLNSQSLILAGFFSIAFIELWKTKIRSFGGKVMLIALALLTVNYGGYFVIFMMGRYADIETSFLAFNSVIDLVLQILLGFGMVIVLLEQVLTDAKIANEKLRKAHERLEELAHIDPLTTALNRHAFHGYLNRGGDSGRAATGCVGFFDIDDLKDINDLYGHAAGDMAIRAVVRSIRDIIRAEDLIFRWGGDEFFVIMVGLDSDTALDRMSRLEETLSNVRIDGLTRPLAIRVSHAFEDFNDLANLESTIEKADAKMYLQKQKRKAVFADKLLTPSRSIRHDLLPR is encoded by the coding sequence ATGGACTCGAAGATAGGTTTAATCATTCAGCTCGCCGGAGTTTCCCTTATAACTCTGCTGACGCTATTTCTGCGTCGGTCGTTGAATGTCGTTGCATTAAAACACTGGACGATCGCCTGGTTGTTTTTATCGTTTTCACTATTCTGCCTACGGCTGGCGTTCAGTTATGAAACCTACTCGCTTCAGCTCTTCAGCTTCTATTTCTTAACGGAGTACTTCTTTGGTTTCCTGCTTATTGCCGGTATTCGAAGTCTTGTGGGAAACAATGAAATGAAGGTGCGGGCGGAGCTGTGGATCCTGCCGTTCATATTGGTTGCGTTCGGCCTGCCGTTCCTGGCTGATGATCTAAATCTTGTCCTAAATTCCCAATCGCTTATTCTAGCGGGCTTTTTCTCGATCGCCTTTATTGAATTGTGGAAGACGAAGATAAGGAGCTTTGGCGGAAAGGTGATGCTTATCGCCCTGGCTCTCTTGACTGTCAATTACGGCGGCTACTTTGTGATATTCATGATGGGCCGGTATGCGGATATCGAGACCTCATTCCTTGCTTTCAATTCGGTCATTGATCTTGTTCTACAGATCCTGCTCGGATTTGGCATGGTCATCGTGCTGCTCGAACAGGTCCTGACCGACGCCAAGATCGCCAACGAAAAGTTGCGAAAGGCCCACGAAAGGCTCGAAGAACTTGCACATATCGACCCGCTCACGACGGCACTCAACCGTCACGCGTTCCACGGCTATCTCAACCGCGGCGGCGACAGCGGAAGGGCCGCGACGGGCTGTGTCGGCTTTTTTGACATTGATGATCTAAAGGACATTAACGACCTGTATGGCCACGCCGCAGGCGACATGGCGATCCGTGCTGTGGTGCGTTCGATCCGCGATATCATCCGGGCGGAGGACCTGATCTTCCGCTGGGGCGGCGATGAATTTTTTGTGATAATGGTCGGCCTCGATTCCGACACGGCTCTCGATAGGATGTCGCGTCTCGAGGAAACGCTCTCAAATGTCCGGATCGATGGCCTCACCCGGCCGCTCGCGATCCGCGTTTCGCACGCGTTCGAAGATTTTAACGACCTTGCCAACCTCGAATCTACGATCGAAAAGGCCGACGCCAAAATGTATCTGCAAAAGCAAAAGCGTAAAGCTGTGTTCGCCGACAAACTGCTAACGCCATCGAGATCCATCCGCCACGACCTTTTACCTCGTTAG
- a CDS encoding carbohydrate kinase family protein: protein MQFPFQIDPSKEFDCVGFGTNAVDFLIRVPHYPAFNSKVELSGYTRAAGGEIATTMAGLTRLGLKTAYVGRFGDDDPGEIGRRSLVDEGVDITFSESITDTRTQIAFIIIDERNGERTVIWERESNLAYSASDAPVEIATRCKVLHFTPHDTDACLEMAKAARSAGAIVSTDIDNVFDGIELLLPYIDILIASSDFPEKLTSIADRREALIEIHRKYGCAVTGVTLGEAGSLLYCEGEFIESKGFEVPGGCKDTTGAGDSFRVGLLYGLLTGQSVEESARAANAVAALKCRAVGARTSLPDAGELDMFLKKV, encoded by the coding sequence ATGCAATTTCCATTTCAGATTGATCCGTCAAAAGAGTTCGATTGCGTCGGTTTCGGCACCAATGCAGTGGACTTTTTGATCAGGGTCCCGCATTATCCGGCGTTCAATTCGAAGGTCGAGCTTTCTGGCTATACGCGTGCAGCCGGGGGCGAGATCGCGACGACAATGGCCGGTTTGACCCGACTCGGACTCAAGACCGCTTACGTCGGTCGATTTGGCGACGACGACCCGGGAGAGATCGGGCGGCGTTCTCTTGTGGACGAAGGCGTCGATATCACTTTTTCCGAATCGATCACCGACACTCGCACACAGATCGCGTTTATCATCATTGACGAACGAAACGGCGAACGCACCGTCATCTGGGAGCGCGAATCAAACCTCGCATACAGTGCGAGTGATGCTCCGGTCGAGATCGCGACACGGTGCAAAGTGCTGCATTTCACTCCGCACGACACTGATGCATGCCTCGAGATGGCAAAGGCGGCAAGGTCGGCCGGGGCGATCGTTTCGACGGATATCGACAATGTTTTTGACGGCATCGAGCTCCTTTTGCCTTATATCGACATCCTTATCGCGTCCTCCGATTTCCCTGAAAAGCTCACCAGTATTGCCGACAGGCGCGAAGCTCTCATCGAGATACATCGAAAATACGGCTGTGCTGTCACGGGCGTTACGCTCGGCGAGGCAGGCTCACTGCTGTATTGCGAAGGCGAATTTATCGAATCGAAAGGATTTGAGGTTCCGGGCGGCTGCAAGGACACGACGGGAGCCGGTGATTCGTTTCGTGTCGGTTTGCTCTACGGCCTGTTGACCGGCCAGTCTGTCGAAGAAAGTGCTCGTGCCGCAAATGCTGTTGCGGCGCTCAAATGCCGGGCGGTCGGTGCCCGAACGTCACTGCCTGACGCCGGCGAGCTGGATATGTTCTTAAAAAAAGTATAG
- a CDS encoding diguanylate cyclase produces MKLLRLSNYESSTKMIASAFAVLAIAVIGFLYFGAAIAWVFVPMFVVGFAAYRIHLRRLEIKTAQIMEASRMHLATVEALATAIDARDQIGAGHVRRTQIYAVSLGELFKLCDDELNALRTGALLHDIGKLAIPDHILSKTATLTPAELEKTKIHSTIGAAILEGIDFNYPVVATIKYHHEFWDGSGYPEQLAGEDIPFTARILTIADAYDTLRIDRPYRAAFSRDEARRHLLTNAGKQFDPNIVHVFLKHLTNFELKIEQLGLSYSNSRELLHSSETGISKGFVQQIKLANKEVFTLYELAREFGSSMQIEETLALFTKKIREFVPFDTCAIYLVDESSRYADVIHAEGENSELLLAKRIGINEGATGFVLKTKETIINVNPDLDFALSQIELAQEYSTMASLPLIANGELIGAVSIYSHQLTHYADEHIRLLETVSRIAADAIAKSKQHDEAQIHALTDPMTGLPNARSLQMQFEREVARAGRGGNGFQVLMLDLDGFKAVNDTFGHKAGDRMLNSIGQVILEQLREYDFLARYGGDEFVALISDAGPDDVIDLCSRIERAVGEFELPAGDGKVAKVGVSLGAAGYDGNGSTFDQMIVAADKAMYERKTRRKLLNAAVRQPHSAPLSEFVSKEMLAGIPNMVLPERVSSEGLIVELDESHVVHSAAIN; encoded by the coding sequence ATGAAGTTATTACGATTATCAAATTACGAAAGCTCGACAAAGATGATCGCGAGCGCCTTCGCAGTGCTTGCGATCGCTGTGATTGGATTTTTGTATTTCGGAGCTGCCATCGCCTGGGTGTTTGTTCCAATGTTCGTTGTCGGTTTCGCTGCGTATCGAATTCACCTTCGCCGACTTGAGATCAAGACGGCACAAATAATGGAAGCGAGCCGCATGCATCTTGCAACGGTCGAGGCCCTTGCGACCGCAATCGATGCCCGCGACCAGATAGGAGCCGGACATGTCAGACGAACACAGATCTACGCCGTTAGCTTGGGCGAATTGTTCAAGCTTTGTGATGATGAATTAAACGCGCTTCGAACCGGTGCATTACTTCACGACATTGGCAAGCTCGCTATCCCGGATCATATCCTGAGCAAGACCGCCACACTAACGCCGGCCGAACTTGAAAAGACAAAGATCCATTCGACCATTGGAGCAGCGATCCTTGAGGGAATTGATTTCAATTATCCGGTAGTCGCAACTATCAAATACCACCACGAGTTTTGGGATGGGAGCGGCTATCCTGAACAGCTGGCCGGCGAGGATATACCGTTCACGGCAAGGATCCTTACGATCGCTGACGCCTACGACACACTCCGGATCGATCGCCCATACCGGGCCGCATTCTCGCGCGATGAAGCTCGAAGGCACTTGCTGACTAATGCGGGCAAACAATTCGACCCGAATATTGTTCACGTGTTCCTCAAGCATTTGACGAACTTTGAATTAAAGATCGAACAGCTCGGATTGTCGTATTCGAACAGCCGTGAATTACTACACAGCTCGGAAACTGGAATTTCAAAAGGCTTTGTCCAGCAGATCAAACTCGCGAATAAAGAAGTTTTTACTCTGTACGAACTTGCAAGGGAGTTTGGTTCATCCATGCAGATAGAGGAAACTCTAGCTTTGTTCACAAAGAAGATCCGAGAATTTGTGCCATTTGATACATGTGCGATCTATCTCGTAGATGAGTCGTCCCGTTACGCCGATGTGATCCACGCCGAAGGCGAAAATTCCGAACTTCTGCTCGCCAAGCGTATTGGCATAAATGAAGGAGCGACCGGATTCGTCCTCAAAACGAAGGAGACGATCATCAATGTGAACCCCGATCTTGATTTTGCGTTGTCCCAGATCGAACTGGCACAGGAGTATTCAACGATGGCGTCGCTTCCGCTAATTGCCAATGGCGAGTTGATCGGAGCGGTGTCGATCTATTCACATCAACTGACGCACTACGCAGATGAACATATCCGTCTTCTCGAAACGGTGTCGCGTATCGCGGCCGACGCGATCGCCAAATCAAAACAGCACGACGAGGCACAGATTCATGCCCTGACCGATCCGATGACAGGATTGCCCAATGCCCGCAGTCTGCAAATGCAATTCGAACGCGAAGTGGCCCGAGCCGGCCGCGGTGGAAATGGATTTCAGGTACTTATGCTTGACCTTGACGGATTTAAGGCTGTCAATGATACGTTTGGCCATAAAGCCGGCGATAGGATGCTCAACAGTATCGGACAGGTGATCCTTGAACAGCTTCGCGAATATGATTTTCTGGCGCGCTATGGCGGCGATGAATTTGTCGCCCTGATCTCAGATGCAGGTCCGGACGATGTGATCGATCTTTGCAGCCGAATTGAGAGAGCTGTTGGTGAGTTTGAACTGCCCGCCGGTGATGGAAAAGTCGCGAAGGTTGGGGTCAGCCTCGGTGCTGCCGGATATGACGGTAATGGGAGTACTTTTGACCAAATGATCGTTGCCGCGGACAAAGCCATGTATGAACGGAAGACTCGCCGCAAATTGTTAAATGCCGCCGTCCGTCAACCCCATTCCGCTCCGCTGTCCGAATTTGTTTCGAAGGAAATGCTTGCCGGCATACCAAACATGGTATTGCCGGAAAGAGTTTCGAGTGAAGGCTTGATCGTGGAGCTCGACGAATCCCACGTTGTTCATTCGGCGGCAATAAATTGA
- a CDS encoding BamA/TamA family outer membrane protein, with protein MDRSAVKYIFVPTEAPQKLIGQSSVVWIFLLVCSFVCTLALTTSAQSKFEDKRVDKIDVSYGTDELNPPSSEEYQKIVRSLVDSTYSTQKIHDSIVALYNTKKLATVTVSASQNSKGGVDLRYEIKRKPRVEKVSIVVGSQTGDKITEQDLLFKLNLLTSGTTITDQTLRSNSDLILDYLRERGFYKSDVTFTQQPLTADNEIGVVFNVAPNDQAKVARFNVNIVGMTEPITPKQLELTPDAYFSREKLTKDIATIRKYLRERDFVAPELNEPRVLYDNEKNTIEIELIGKVGPVVRVTLDTEKEKIGDSTLTKLLPIKREGSLDYAAIVEGERRLETYYQEQGYFFVDVTSVCSVDPSITDGQTVPIPNDSEFLCSALGSAELLNRTVDVKYKVSLNRKLRLVSMRLRGTESLSIEDVRPVLETQEANMLGIIPLFGYGRGYTSLNTLEADASTIGSLMAELGYRNAEVRVNQGVAPNGEDLIITFEVEEGPRTEIGEVSIVGNSAITSDELFAQLPDLKGTSYSRARFRNSVRKLAEFYSIKGYYNARVSYSITEPPVDPKADKQIVKLEFKVENEDKRLVINRILITGNEDTKESAVLKASPLRIGEFLRSVDVYSTEQNLYATDVFDRVEVKPVPVGDNSVGDRLTDIVINVNEQPPRLITYGGGFSTDLGLNGFFDIRHVNLLGNLWQGGARLRVSQRQQLIQFDFINPRFIPDGEKKFAPLTFSAQYQRDSTVTRFFRSAFDKGTFGIVQRIDDSGNPIDQFGNDAGSPTINRLTLSVETSRTLSRKNRSIIFARYRFEDVRLVNIESLLIKDLIRPDARVRISGFGFTYVRDTREKCSAQFSLLELIAKGEPGDPCRYNASDPTRGSYLTSEYNVSLPQLGANIGFNKLQLSYNIYYTFRQLKNTTFAGRAILGLAHVFSSANRFTDPNLTGLNGILPISERFFGGGSNTIRGFDFEEAGPRVAVVPQGTFRNSAGDQVYLDPFTIPFGGNALAVVNLEARIPLTKSIRAVPFYDGGNVFRRVSDIFNPPDVPPNDVLRQNLRALWTHTVGLGLRLKTPVGGEFGVDYGYLLNPPRFVIPQTVGPNTIYQLRKDQIHFRFSQAF; from the coding sequence ATGGATCGATCCGCAGTTAAATACATCTTTGTTCCAACCGAAGCTCCGCAGAAGCTCATCGGCCAGTCTTCAGTTGTTTGGATCTTTCTGCTGGTTTGTTCATTTGTTTGCACCTTGGCACTCACGACATCCGCACAAAGCAAATTCGAGGATAAAAGAGTTGATAAGATCGACGTCAGTTACGGAACCGACGAGCTAAACCCTCCTTCGTCGGAGGAGTATCAAAAGATCGTTCGAAGTTTGGTCGACTCCACATATTCGACCCAAAAGATCCACGATTCGATCGTCGCACTTTACAACACAAAAAAGCTGGCGACGGTGACCGTTTCAGCCTCGCAAAACAGCAAAGGCGGCGTTGATCTTCGGTACGAGATCAAGCGAAAGCCCCGCGTCGAAAAGGTCTCGATCGTGGTCGGCAGCCAAACCGGCGATAAGATAACAGAACAAGATCTATTATTTAAGCTCAATCTTCTCACCTCGGGAACGACGATCACGGATCAAACACTTCGAAGCAATTCCGACCTCATCCTCGATTACCTTCGTGAACGGGGCTTTTATAAATCGGACGTAACGTTCACCCAGCAACCTCTTACCGCTGACAATGAGATCGGTGTGGTTTTCAACGTCGCACCGAATGATCAGGCAAAGGTCGCGCGATTTAATGTCAATATCGTTGGTATGACCGAACCGATTACCCCGAAGCAGTTGGAGTTAACCCCCGATGCTTATTTTTCTCGCGAAAAATTAACAAAAGATATCGCGACGATACGCAAATATCTGAGAGAGAGGGACTTTGTCGCCCCCGAACTTAACGAACCACGTGTCCTATACGACAACGAAAAAAATACGATCGAGATCGAACTTATCGGTAAAGTTGGCCCTGTCGTTCGTGTCACGCTCGATACTGAAAAGGAAAAGATCGGCGATTCGACGTTGACCAAGTTACTGCCGATCAAACGCGAAGGTTCGCTCGATTATGCAGCCATCGTCGAGGGCGAACGACGCCTAGAGACATATTACCAGGAACAGGGCTATTTCTTCGTCGATGTTACGTCCGTTTGTTCGGTCGATCCGTCGATAACCGACGGTCAGACAGTTCCGATCCCAAACGATAGTGAATTCTTGTGTTCCGCTCTCGGAAGTGCCGAATTACTGAATCGAACAGTTGACGTAAAATACAAGGTCTCTTTAAACCGCAAACTTCGTCTCGTTAGCATGCGTTTGCGCGGCACCGAATCTCTATCGATAGAAGATGTCCGCCCAGTCCTTGAAACGCAGGAAGCCAATATGCTTGGCATCATTCCCCTTTTCGGCTACGGACGCGGCTATACGAGTCTCAATACGCTTGAGGCCGATGCTTCTACGATCGGTTCGTTGATGGCCGAGCTCGGATATCGCAATGCTGAGGTTCGGGTCAACCAAGGTGTTGCCCCTAACGGCGAGGACCTGATCATTACCTTCGAAGTCGAAGAAGGCCCAAGGACCGAGATCGGCGAGGTAAGCATCGTCGGGAATTCAGCAATCACTAGTGACGAACTGTTTGCTCAGCTGCCTGATCTCAAAGGTACAAGTTACTCGAGGGCAAGGTTCCGCAATTCGGTTCGAAAGCTGGCTGAATTCTATTCAATAAAAGGCTACTACAACGCTCGCGTCTCGTATTCCATAACCGAGCCGCCGGTCGACCCAAAGGCGGATAAACAGATCGTCAAGCTGGAATTCAAGGTCGAGAACGAAGACAAACGGCTTGTGATCAACCGTATACTGATCACCGGCAACGAAGACACCAAAGAATCAGCGGTCTTGAAAGCTTCGCCGCTCCGGATCGGTGAATTCCTTCGCTCGGTCGACGTATATTCGACAGAACAAAATCTCTATGCGACTGATGTCTTTGATCGTGTCGAAGTAAAGCCGGTGCCCGTGGGGGATAATTCCGTAGGCGACCGCCTAACTGACATTGTTATTAACGTGAATGAACAGCCTCCGCGATTGATCACGTATGGCGGAGGCTTTTCAACTGATCTGGGGCTAAATGGATTCTTTGATATTCGCCATGTAAACCTTCTCGGCAATCTCTGGCAGGGCGGTGCCCGCCTTCGAGTTAGCCAGCGTCAACAGCTCATACAATTTGATTTTATCAATCCGCGATTCATTCCCGACGGAGAGAAGAAATTTGCACCACTCACTTTCTCGGCTCAATATCAGCGTGATTCAACGGTAACGCGGTTTTTCAGATCGGCATTTGATAAGGGAACATTTGGCATTGTGCAGCGGATCGATGATAGCGGCAATCCGATCGATCAATTCGGTAACGATGCAGGTAGCCCGACGATCAACCGCCTTACACTTTCGGTTGAAACGAGCCGGACACTAAGTCGCAAAAACCGCAGCATCATCTTTGCTCGCTATCGATTTGAAGATGTACGGCTAGTCAATATTGAAAGCCTTTTGATCAAGGACCTGATCCGGCCCGATGCCCGTGTTCGAATCTCCGGGTTTGGATTCACTTATGTCCGCGACACTCGCGAAAAATGTTCGGCCCAGTTTTCGCTTCTTGAACTCATTGCGAAGGGCGAACCCGGCGATCCGTGCCGTTACAACGCCAGCGATCCGACGCGCGGCAGTTATCTAACTTCGGAATACAACGTTTCATTACCGCAACTAGGCGCCAATATCGGCTTTAATAAGCTCCAGCTCAGCTATAATATCTATTACACTTTCAGACAATTGAAAAACACGACATTTGCAGGTAGGGCGATTCTTGGCCTGGCCCATGTGTTTTCGTCAGCCAACCGCTTTACTGATCCAAATCTCACAGGCCTAAACGGGATCTTGCCCATCAGTGAGCGATTCTTTGGCGGCGGTTCAAATACTATTCGTGGATTTGATTTTGAAGAGGCCGGCCCTCGTGTGGCGGTGGTTCCTCAGGGAACTTTTCGAAATAGTGCTGGCGATCAGGTCTACCTCGACCCGTTCACGATCCCATTTGGAGGAAATGCTCTCGCAGTCGTCAATCTCGAAGCTCGAATTCCGCTTACAAAATCTATTCGTGCCGTGCCGTTCTATGACGGCGGCAATGTTTTTCGCCGAGTTAGTGATATTTTCAATCCGCCCGACGTGCCGCCGAACGATGTGCTTAGGCAGAATCTTAGGGCTCTGTGGACCCATACAGTCGGCTTAGGTCTAAGACTGAAAACACCGGTGGGAGGCGAGTTCGGCGTTGATTACGGATACCTTCTCAATCCGCCGCGGTTCGTGATCCCTCAAACGGTCGGGCCGAACACTATTTACCAATTGCGTAAGGACCAGATCCATTTTCGTTTTTCGCAAGCATTCTAG